A genomic region of Xiphophorus couchianus chromosome 18, X_couchianus-1.0, whole genome shotgun sequence contains the following coding sequences:
- the tyr gene encoding tyrosinase, with the protein MKNLFGSVVLFHLMGVCSSQFPRPCANSEGLRTKECCPVWEGDGSACGALSGRGFCTEVLVSDEPNGPQYPHTGIDDRERWPLAFFNRTCRCAGNYGGFNCGECRFGYWGGNCAQYRESVRRNIMTMSNAEQQKFISYLNLAKNTINPDYVISTATRAEMGENGENPMFSDINTYDLFVWIHYYVSRDTFLGGPGNVWRDIDFAHESAAFLPWHRVFLLHWENEIRKITGDFNFTIPYWDWRNAQTCEVCTDALMGGRNSLNPNLISPASVFSSWKVICSKPEEYNNREVLCNANGEGPLLRNPGNHDRNRVPRLPTTADVDFAVGLPEYETGNMDRFANMSFRNVLEGFASPETGQAVPGQSTMHNSLHVFMNGSMSNVQGSANDPIFLLHHAFIDSIFERWLRTHQPLRSSYPRANAPIGHNDEYYMIPLLPLYRNGDYFLSNKVLGYEYAYLLDPGQRFVQEFVTPYLQQAREIWQWLLGAGILGALIASIFAILLVFARRRWKRSQRRKRASSYGERQPLLQSSSEEGSSSYQTTL; encoded by the exons atgAAGAACCTTTTTGGGTCTGTTGTACTTTTTCACCTGATGGGGGTTTGTTCGTCCCAGTTTCCTCGCCCCTGTGCCAACTCCGAGGGGCTGCGAACTAAAGAATGCTGTCCAGTTTGGGAAGGAGACGGCTCGGCTTGCGGAGCTCTGTCAGGCCGTGGGTTCTGCACCGAGGTGCTGGTCTCAGATGAGCCCAACGGGCCACAGTACCCACATACTGGGATTGATGACAGAGAGCGCTGGCCTTTGGCTTTCTTCAACCGTACGTGTCGCTGTGCAGGAAACTACGGAGGGTTTAACTGTGGAGAATGCAGGTTTGGGTACTGGGGTGGAAACTGTGCTCAGTACAGGGAATCAGTGCGCAGGAACATCATGACCATGTCAaatgcagagcagcagaaatTCATTTCTTACCTCAACCTGGCTAAAAACACCATCAACCCTGACTATGTTATTTCCACAGCAACCAGAGCAGAGATGGGAGAAAATGGTGAGAACCCCATGTTCTCTGACATTAACACCTACGATCTGTTTGTCTGGATACACTACTATGTCTCCAGAGACACCTTCCTGGGAGGGCCAGGGAACGTCTGGAGAGACATTGACTTTGCCCATGAATCTGCAGCGTTTCTGCCCTGGCACAGAGTCTTCCTGCTTCACTGGGAGAATGAGATAAGGAAAATTACAGGGGATTTTAACTTTACCATCCCATACTGGGACTGGAGAAATGCCCAGACTTGTGAAGTGTGCACCGACGCTCTCATGGGCGGACGCAACTCCCTCAATCCCAACCTCATCAGCCCTGCTTCTGTCTTCTCCTCATGGAAG GTAATCTGCTCGAAGCCAGAGGAGTACAACAACCGAGAAGTCCTGTGCAATGCTAATGGAGAGGGTCCACTGTTGCGTAATCCTGGCAACCACGATAGAAACCGCGTGCCGAGACTTCCTACAACAGCTGATGTGGACTTTGCTGTAGGCCTACCTGAGTACGAGACGGGAAACATGGACCGTTTTGCCAACATGAGCTTTAGAAACGTCCTGGAGg GATTTGCCAGCCCAGAGACTGGCCAAGCAGTACCAGGCCAGAGCACCATGCACAACTCCCTGCATGTCTTTATGAACGGCTCCATGTCCAATGTCCAGGGTTCAGCCAATGACCCCATATTCCTGTTGCACCATGCTTTCATTGACAG CATCTTTGAGCGCTGGCTCAGGACCCACCAGCCTCTCAGGAGCAGCTACCCACGAGCAAATGCCCCCATTGGACACAACGACGAATACTATATGATACCTTTGCTTCCACTCTACAGAAATGGAGACTACTTCCTGTCCAACAAGGTGCTAGGATATGAGTATGCTTATCTGTTAGATCCAG GCCAGAGGTTTGTGCAGGAGTTTGTGACCCCCTACCTGCAGCAGGCCAGAGAAATCTGGCAGTGGCTGCTTGGGGCCGGGATCCTGGGGGCTTTGATTGCTTCGATTTTTGCCATTCTACTAGTCTTCGCAAGAAGGAGGTGGAAGAGAAGCCAGAGAAGGAAGAGGGCATCGAGTTATGGAGAGAGGCAGCCACTACTGCAAAGCAGCTCAGAGGAAGGATCATCGTCGTACCAAACCactctttaa